From Streptomyces sp. CMB-StM0423, a single genomic window includes:
- a CDS encoding HAD-IB family hydrolase — protein MTGTYRIGRLDDAHVLLTGATGFIGQALLERLLSGHPGTRVSIVVRPRGNGGAADRFRRLLRKDVFRTWREQVGDEAAFAEAERRVTVIEGALDKLEDVEFPADIDVAIHCASSVSFDPPIDEAFRSNVSGAVALYEKLGRQERPPHIVHISTAYVSSGGQGLVREGRLTHDVDWRGELAQGLAARDDVERASRRPEVLRKALEKAGRDHGKAGPQIAAKDAEDARRAWVEERLVEHGAIRAEILGFSDVYTFTKAMSERAVEELWADRPLSIVRPAIVESALRHPYPGWIDGFKMADPLIIAYGSGLLRDMPGQPDTVMDVVPVDLVVNATLAAAAAPPEEGAGPHYFHVGSGATNPLTLRDLYKHVHSYFRRDPLPESSGRGHVRPPTWTFPGAARVEFALGAGERAANLADKLLGQLPGTERTQEWASRLHKEKRSLETLRRYSDLYGVYTRTAVVYDDRELRALNAALPADRAAEHGFDPAEIDWYTYLEEVHCPKVTAPLRARTGGGRKTRKPNPAALPPGGDVAAGSTAAVFDLDGTIIASDIVESYVWTRLASLPRGRWAPELFDLARNAPRYLLAERRDRGDVMRTFFRRYEGARAEELRALVAEQVGDALLHRVMPEAVRRIRAHRAAGHRTVLITGSLDLLVEPLRPLFDDIEATHLAEHDGVLTGFLRTPPIVGEGRAAWLQSHAREREIHLGASFGYADSYSDRPLLEVVGKPHAVNPDTRLFRHAKRHRWEIARWGTHTASRWDALAGTVISHTRPRPVRALPTAGRTASDGEAR, from the coding sequence GTGACGGGGACTTACCGCATCGGGCGACTCGACGACGCGCACGTCCTGCTGACCGGGGCCACCGGCTTCATCGGGCAGGCGCTGCTGGAGCGGCTGCTGTCCGGCCATCCCGGCACCCGCGTCTCGATCGTCGTCCGCCCGCGGGGCAACGGCGGCGCCGCCGACCGCTTCCGCCGCCTGCTGCGCAAGGACGTCTTCCGCACCTGGCGCGAACAGGTCGGCGACGAGGCCGCCTTCGCCGAGGCGGAGCGGCGCGTCACCGTCATCGAGGGCGCGCTCGACAAGCTGGAGGACGTCGAGTTCCCCGCGGACATCGACGTCGCCATCCACTGCGCCTCGTCCGTCTCCTTCGACCCGCCCATCGACGAGGCGTTCCGCAGCAACGTCTCCGGCGCCGTCGCGCTGTACGAGAAGCTGGGCCGGCAGGAGCGCCCGCCGCACATCGTGCACATCTCCACCGCGTACGTATCCAGCGGCGGCCAGGGCCTCGTCCGGGAGGGCCGGCTCACCCACGACGTCGACTGGCGCGGCGAGCTGGCCCAGGGGCTGGCCGCGCGCGACGACGTCGAACGCGCCTCCCGCCGCCCCGAGGTGCTGCGCAAGGCGCTGGAGAAGGCCGGCCGCGACCACGGCAAGGCAGGCCCGCAGATCGCCGCCAAGGACGCCGAGGACGCCCGCCGCGCGTGGGTCGAGGAGCGGCTCGTCGAACACGGCGCCATCCGCGCCGAGATCCTCGGCTTCTCCGACGTCTACACCTTCACCAAGGCGATGTCCGAGCGCGCCGTCGAGGAGCTGTGGGCGGACCGGCCGCTGTCGATCGTGCGCCCCGCGATCGTGGAGAGCGCGCTGCGCCACCCGTACCCCGGCTGGATCGACGGCTTCAAGATGGCCGACCCGCTGATCATCGCCTACGGCAGCGGGCTGCTGCGCGACATGCCGGGGCAGCCGGACACCGTGATGGACGTCGTCCCCGTCGACCTCGTCGTCAACGCCACGCTCGCCGCCGCGGCGGCGCCGCCCGAGGAGGGCGCGGGGCCGCACTACTTCCACGTCGGCTCCGGCGCCACCAACCCCCTCACGCTGCGCGACCTCTACAAGCACGTGCACTCCTACTTCCGCCGCGACCCGCTGCCGGAGAGCAGCGGCCGCGGCCACGTCCGGCCGCCGACGTGGACCTTCCCCGGCGCCGCCCGGGTGGAGTTCGCGCTCGGCGCCGGCGAGCGCGCCGCGAACCTCGCCGACAAGCTCCTCGGCCAACTGCCCGGCACCGAGCGCACCCAGGAGTGGGCGAGCAGGCTGCACAAGGAGAAGCGCTCGCTGGAGACCCTGCGCCGCTACTCCGACCTGTACGGCGTCTACACCCGTACCGCCGTGGTCTACGACGACCGCGAGCTGCGTGCGCTGAACGCCGCGCTGCCCGCCGACCGCGCCGCCGAGCACGGCTTCGACCCCGCCGAGATCGACTGGTACACGTACCTCGAAGAGGTCCACTGCCCCAAGGTCACCGCGCCGCTGCGGGCCAGAACCGGCGGCGGCCGCAAGACCCGCAAGCCCAACCCCGCCGCGCTCCCGCCCGGCGGCGACGTCGCCGCGGGCAGCACGGCAGCCGTCTTCGACCTGGACGGCACGATCATCGCCTCCGACATCGTCGAGTCCTACGTCTGGACCCGGCTGGCGTCGCTGCCCCGCGGGCGCTGGGCCCCCGAGCTGTTCGACCTCGCCCGCAACGCGCCGCGCTACCTGCTCGCGGAGCGGCGCGACCGCGGCGACGTGATGCGCACCTTCTTCCGCCGCTACGAGGGTGCACGCGCCGAGGAACTGCGCGCGCTGGTCGCGGAGCAGGTCGGCGACGCGCTGCTGCACCGCGTGATGCCCGAGGCCGTACGCCGCATCCGCGCCCACCGCGCCGCCGGCCACCGCACCGTGCTCATCACCGGCAGCCTCGACCTGCTCGTGGAGCCGCTGCGGCCGCTCTTCGACGACATCGAGGCGACCCACCTGGCCGAGCACGACGGCGTCCTGACCGGCTTCCTGCGCACCCCGCCGATCGTCGGCGAGGGCCGCGCGGCCTGGCTGCAGAGCCACGCCCGCGAGCGGGAGATCCACCTCGGCGCCAGCTTCGGCTACGCCGACAGCTACTCGGACCGGCCGCTGCTGGAGGTCGTGGGCAAGCCGCACGCGGTCAACCCGGACACCCGGCTGTTCCGGCACGCCAAGCGCCACCGCTGGGAGATCGCCCGCTGGGGGACGCACACCGCGAGCCGCTGGGACGCGCTCGCGGGCACCGTGATCAGCCACACCCGGCCGCGTCCCGTACGGGCCCTGCCCACGGCCGGCCGCACCGCATCCGACGGAGAGGCCCGATGA
- a CDS encoding zinc-dependent alcohol dehydrogenase: MSLALQYHRSPARFLAARGLSRTRSRAAGSLAGSLAPLRLARDRRELPKGDGWTRLAPSLSGICGSDLGMLNGTVSPYLAALTSTPFVPGHEVVGTTVDDLPTIPRGTRVVLDPVLSCAVRGLPECDACRAGHTNRCDHITSGHLSPGMQTGYCADTGGGWAQRMVAHEHQLRPVPDDLPDERAVLVEPLACAIHSVRRVPIEPGASVLVIGAGTVGLFTVLALRQLTEAGTIHVVAKHGHQRERALSLGADEAVEPDRALRAVRRMTSALAQRPEMGSEFLLGGVDIAFECTGGGAGLDTALRTVRAGGTVVVSGIPGGADLTPLWYRELSLVGAYTTRRREDVTPDDPDAGPDGRAGTDFDKAVQLAATAPLDGYVERYALQQWRPALEHAFAAGSAGSVKIAFDPTLDG, from the coding sequence ATGAGCCTGGCGCTTCAGTACCACCGTTCGCCCGCGCGTTTCCTGGCCGCCCGCGGGCTCAGCCGCACCCGCAGCCGCGCCGCCGGCTCGCTGGCCGGCTCGCTCGCGCCGCTGCGGCTCGCCCGCGACCGGCGCGAACTGCCCAAGGGCGACGGCTGGACCCGGCTGGCGCCCAGCCTGTCCGGCATCTGCGGCTCGGACCTCGGGATGCTCAACGGCACCGTGTCGCCGTATCTGGCGGCGCTGACGTCCACGCCGTTCGTGCCGGGACACGAGGTCGTCGGCACCACCGTCGACGACCTGCCGACCATCCCGCGCGGCACCCGCGTCGTGCTCGACCCGGTGCTGTCCTGCGCGGTACGCGGCCTGCCCGAGTGCGACGCCTGCCGGGCGGGACACACCAACCGCTGCGACCACATCACCTCCGGGCACCTGTCGCCCGGCATGCAGACCGGCTACTGCGCCGACACCGGCGGCGGCTGGGCGCAGCGCATGGTCGCCCACGAGCACCAGCTCCGCCCGGTGCCCGACGACCTGCCGGACGAGCGCGCGGTGCTCGTCGAGCCGCTGGCGTGCGCGATCCACTCGGTGCGCCGGGTGCCGATCGAGCCGGGCGCCTCCGTGCTGGTCATCGGGGCCGGCACGGTGGGGCTGTTCACCGTGCTCGCGCTGCGGCAGCTCACCGAGGCGGGCACCATCCACGTCGTCGCCAAGCACGGCCACCAGCGCGAACGGGCGCTTTCGCTGGGCGCGGACGAGGCCGTCGAGCCGGACCGCGCGCTGCGCGCCGTCCGCCGGATGACCTCGGCGCTCGCCCAGCGTCCCGAGATGGGTTCGGAGTTCCTGCTCGGCGGGGTGGACATCGCGTTCGAGTGCACCGGCGGCGGCGCCGGCCTCGACACCGCGCTGCGTACCGTACGGGCCGGGGGCACGGTCGTCGTGTCCGGCATCCCGGGGGGTGCCGACCTGACCCCGCTCTGGTACCGGGAGCTGAGCCTCGTCGGCGCGTACACGACCAGACGCCGCGAGGACGTCACCCCCGACGACCCCGACGCGGGCCCCGACGGCCGCGCCGGCACCGACTTCGACAAGGCGGTGCAACTCGCCGCCACCGCGCCCCTCGACGGCTACGTCGAACGCTATGCGCTCCAGCAGTGGCGCCCTGCGCTGGAGCACGCGTTCGCGGCCGGCTCGGCGGGCTCCGTCAAGATCGCCTTTGACCCCACCCTGGACGGCTGA
- a CDS encoding lactate racemase domain-containing protein gives MSRPGFVLEVDERTPPLLVHEGENFRLERLPHGTRVIYPPDSLPGIRDLDGVIRRALLEPHGSEPLPELLFAGMRLTIVFDDLSLPLPPMRRPDVRQRIIEQVLEMAAAKGVDDVELIAANALHRRMTPAELQHVVGDRVFRSFFPQHLTNHDAEDRDNLVHLGDTAEGEEVEINRRAAESDLVVYVNITSTAMSGGPKSVSVGLASYRSIRHHHNVHTLRHSRSFNDPPKSAMHHSYNRMHDLIGGQVKVFTVETTLNNDTFPSATRFLNKREWEWNYGDQAAYLASRRGNALMTPSMRRRLWHKTEAPYGVTGVNAGAPSEVHPITLRNVHRQQLTEVQGQADVAVYGLPYICPYNVNSVMNPILTMCLGLGYFFNLYLNKPIVREGGVGIFYHPMPNEFHPVHHPSYIDFYEEVLAETTDPAVIEAKFEKQFATDPWYVHLYRKSYAYHGVHPFYMWYWGAHAMQHLGQVIFVGADRSAASRLGVQSASTLNDALQLASQTVGTSPSITYQHMPPLTLASVR, from the coding sequence GTGAGCAGACCAGGCTTCGTGCTGGAAGTCGACGAACGAACCCCGCCCCTGCTGGTGCACGAGGGCGAGAATTTCCGGCTGGAGCGGCTGCCCCACGGCACCCGGGTGATCTACCCGCCCGACTCGCTGCCCGGCATCCGCGACCTCGACGGGGTCATCCGCCGCGCGCTGCTCGAACCGCACGGCAGCGAGCCCCTGCCCGAGCTGCTGTTCGCCGGTATGCGGCTGACGATCGTCTTCGACGACCTGTCGCTCCCGCTGCCGCCGATGCGCCGGCCCGACGTCCGCCAGCGGATCATCGAGCAGGTGCTGGAGATGGCGGCGGCCAAGGGCGTCGACGACGTCGAGCTGATCGCCGCCAACGCCCTGCACCGGCGCATGACCCCGGCGGAGCTCCAGCACGTCGTGGGCGACCGGGTGTTCCGGTCGTTCTTCCCGCAGCACCTCACCAACCACGACGCCGAGGACCGCGACAACCTCGTGCACCTCGGCGACACCGCGGAGGGCGAGGAGGTCGAGATCAACCGGCGGGCGGCCGAGAGCGACCTCGTCGTCTACGTCAACATCACCTCGACGGCGATGAGCGGCGGCCCCAAGTCGGTGTCGGTGGGCCTGGCCAGCTACCGCAGCATCCGCCACCACCACAACGTGCACACGCTGCGGCACTCCCGGTCGTTCAACGACCCGCCGAAGTCGGCCATGCACCACTCGTACAACCGCATGCACGACCTGATCGGCGGCCAGGTCAAGGTGTTCACCGTCGAGACGACGCTGAACAACGACACCTTCCCGTCCGCCACCCGCTTCCTCAACAAGCGCGAGTGGGAGTGGAACTACGGCGACCAGGCCGCCTACCTCGCCTCCCGGCGCGGCAACGCCCTGATGACGCCGTCGATGCGGCGCCGGCTGTGGCACAAGACGGAGGCGCCGTACGGGGTCACGGGCGTGAACGCGGGCGCGCCGAGCGAGGTGCACCCGATCACCCTGCGCAACGTCCACCGCCAGCAGCTCACCGAGGTGCAGGGGCAGGCGGACGTCGCGGTGTACGGGCTGCCGTACATCTGCCCGTACAACGTCAACTCGGTGATGAACCCGATCCTGACGATGTGCCTGGGCCTCGGCTACTTCTTCAACCTCTATCTGAACAAGCCGATCGTGCGCGAGGGCGGCGTCGGGATCTTCTACCACCCGATGCCGAACGAGTTCCACCCCGTGCACCACCCCAGCTACATCGACTTCTACGAAGAGGTGCTGGCCGAGACCACCGACCCGGCGGTCATCGAGGCCAAGTTCGAGAAGCAGTTCGCCACCGACCCGTGGTACGTGCACCTCTACCGCAAGAGCTACGCCTACCACGGCGTGCACCCCTTCTACATGTGGTACTGGGGCGCGCACGCGATGCAGCACCTGGGCCAGGTCATCTTCGTCGGCGCGGACCGCAGCGCGGCGTCCCGGCTCGGCGTGCAGTCGGCGTCGACGCTGAACGACGCGCTGCAACTGGCCTCGCAGACGGTGGGCACCAGCCCTTCGATCACCTACCAGCACATGCCGCCGCTGACCCTGGCGTCCGTCCGATGA
- a CDS encoding lysophospholipid acyltransferase family protein, with amino-acid sequence MSGAKGPRKGGKPGRGSLRGDLAMVRSGRDWRGRALAPRGYRTPGGSAAGFGAGKVEQKTFPTAWARTPAARAVRNVLQRGVLKQYAWAKTRPQIEGLDLLESLRGPAIFVANHSSHLDTPLILGSLPRRIADRTAVGAAADYFFTSTAVSITTALMFNAFPVDRYGSRRGGVSLPAELIDDGWSLLLYPEGTRSHDGWMSSFKMGASRLCVNMGIPVVPVAVRGTFAAMPRGKALPTRTGTRLVVRFGRPLPPQTGESVTDFRARMLRHIAALWAEEDLGWYQSLRAAEEGRLTLPEGRTTALPLTATPVEQGKPVAEWRRVWEATRPSLGDGRRKVWRDD; translated from the coding sequence ATGAGCGGCGCGAAGGGCCCGCGCAAGGGCGGCAAGCCGGGCCGGGGGAGCCTGCGCGGCGACCTGGCGATGGTGCGGTCCGGCCGCGACTGGCGCGGCCGGGCCCTGGCCCCGCGCGGCTACCGCACCCCGGGCGGCAGTGCGGCGGGCTTCGGGGCCGGGAAGGTGGAGCAGAAGACGTTCCCCACCGCGTGGGCGCGGACGCCCGCGGCCCGGGCGGTGCGCAACGTCCTGCAGCGCGGGGTGCTCAAGCAGTACGCGTGGGCGAAGACCCGGCCGCAGATCGAGGGCCTGGACCTGCTGGAGTCGCTGCGCGGCCCGGCGATCTTCGTCGCCAACCACTCCAGCCACCTCGACACCCCGCTGATCCTCGGCTCCCTGCCCCGGCGCATCGCCGACCGCACGGCGGTCGGCGCGGCGGCGGACTACTTCTTCACCTCCACGGCGGTCAGCATCACCACCGCGCTGATGTTCAACGCCTTCCCGGTGGACCGCTACGGCTCACGCCGCGGCGGGGTGTCGCTGCCGGCGGAGCTGATCGACGACGGCTGGAGCCTGCTGCTGTACCCGGAGGGCACGCGGTCGCACGACGGCTGGATGAGCTCGTTCAAGATGGGCGCGTCGCGCCTGTGCGTGAACATGGGCATCCCGGTCGTCCCGGTGGCGGTCCGCGGCACGTTCGCCGCGATGCCCCGCGGCAAGGCCCTCCCCACCCGCACGGGCACCCGCCTGGTGGTCCGCTTCGGCCGCCCCCTGCCCCCGCAGACAGGCGAGTCGGTCACCGACTTCCGCGCCCGCATGCTGCGCCACATCGCCGCCCTGTGGGCGGAGGAGGACCTGGGCTGGTACCAGTCGCTCCGCGCGGCGGAAGAGGGCCGCCTGACCCTCCCGGAGGGCCGCACGACGGCACTCCCGCTGACGGCGACACCGGTGGAACAGGGGAAGCCGGTGGCGGAGTGGCGGCGAGTCTGGGAGGCGACGAGACCGTCGCTGGGGGACGGCCGCCGGAAGGTGTGGCGGGACGACTGA
- a CDS encoding bifunctional 3'-5' exonuclease/DNA polymerase produces MRWAMADGPRGGVVVRPVDAAGNPQGPEHTYPHPAHALRHHPTADRWIWSSTAAFYPRLLDAGETVPRCHDIEAAEAILLGHEGMWGLPRSLAAAWARLRGLPVPKDPPPRSFAGEPEPTLFDAAPARPHGTDDLPALLAVHAAQQDRVAASAHPHRLRLLLAAESAGMLVAAEMHHAGLPWRADVHDALLTELLGGRYPGGLEPPRLAALADDVSRAFGERVRPDLPAEVVRAFRKAGVRITSTRKWELQDIDHPAVAPLLEYKKLYRLHTAHGWSWLQTWVHDGRFRPGYLPGGAMSGRWTTHGGGALQIPRVVRRAVVADEGWRLVVADADQMEPRVLAAVSGDAGLMAAADGTRDLYEALAARAFAGGRAEAKLALLGAIYGQTSGDALTYLADLRRRFPAAVAYVDEAARAGEEGRLVRSHLGRTCAPSDAADDGEAGLPQEDDGGGATARGGAAARARGRFTRNFVVQASAAEWALCLLAALRQELAGMRAEPVFFQHDEVIVHCPAAEAPAVEKALTTASARAAEVMFGETPVVFSFTTAVVECYADAK; encoded by the coding sequence ATGCGCTGGGCCATGGCCGACGGACCCCGCGGCGGGGTCGTCGTCCGCCCCGTCGACGCCGCCGGCAACCCCCAGGGCCCCGAGCACACCTACCCCCACCCCGCCCACGCCCTCCGCCACCACCCCACCGCCGACCGCTGGATCTGGTCCTCCACCGCCGCGTTCTACCCCCGCCTCCTCGACGCCGGCGAAACCGTCCCCCGCTGCCACGACATCGAAGCCGCCGAAGCCATCCTCCTCGGCCACGAGGGGATGTGGGGCCTGCCCCGCTCCCTGGCCGCCGCCTGGGCACGACTCCGCGGACTCCCCGTGCCGAAGGACCCGCCGCCCCGCTCGTTCGCCGGCGAGCCCGAGCCCACCCTCTTCGACGCCGCCCCCGCCCGCCCCCACGGCACCGACGACCTGCCCGCCCTCCTCGCCGTCCACGCCGCGCAGCAGGACCGCGTCGCCGCCTCCGCCCACCCGCACCGCCTGCGCCTCCTCCTCGCCGCCGAGTCCGCCGGGATGCTCGTCGCCGCCGAGATGCACCACGCCGGCCTCCCCTGGCGCGCCGACGTGCACGACGCCCTGCTCACCGAACTGCTCGGCGGCCGCTACCCCGGCGGCCTGGAGCCGCCCCGCCTCGCCGCGCTCGCCGACGACGTGTCCCGCGCGTTCGGCGAGCGGGTCCGCCCCGACCTGCCCGCGGAGGTCGTCCGCGCGTTCCGCAAGGCGGGCGTCAGGATCACCTCCACCCGCAAGTGGGAGCTGCAGGACATCGACCACCCCGCCGTCGCCCCGCTGCTGGAGTACAAGAAGCTCTACCGGCTGCACACCGCACACGGCTGGTCCTGGCTGCAGACCTGGGTGCACGACGGCCGGTTCCGCCCCGGGTACCTGCCGGGCGGCGCCATGTCGGGGCGCTGGACCACGCACGGCGGCGGCGCGCTGCAGATCCCGCGGGTGGTGCGCCGCGCGGTGGTCGCGGACGAGGGCTGGCGGCTGGTGGTCGCCGACGCCGACCAGATGGAGCCGCGGGTGCTGGCGGCCGTCTCCGGCGACGCGGGGCTGATGGCGGCGGCGGACGGCACGAGGGATCTGTACGAGGCGCTGGCGGCCCGTGCGTTCGCGGGCGGGCGCGCGGAGGCGAAGCTCGCGCTGCTGGGCGCGATCTACGGCCAGACCTCCGGCGACGCGCTGACGTACCTGGCGGATCTGCGCCGCCGATTCCCGGCCGCGGTGGCGTACGTGGACGAGGCCGCCCGCGCCGGCGAGGAGGGCCGGCTCGTCCGCAGCCATCTGGGCCGTACGTGCGCGCCGTCGGACGCGGCGGACGACGGCGAGGCGGGGCTGCCGCAGGAGGACGACGGGGGCGGGGCGACGGCCCGCGGGGGCGCCGCGGCCCGGGCGCGGGGCCGGTTCACGCGCAACTTCGTGGTGCAGGCGAGCGCGGCGGAGTGGGCGCTGTGCCTGCTGGCGGCGCTGCGCCAGGAACTGGCGGGGATGCGGGCGGAGCCGGTGTTCTTCCAGCACGACGAGGTGATCGTGCACTGTCCGGCGGCGGAGGCGCCGGCGGTGGAGAAGGCGCTGACGACGGCGTCGGCGCGGGCGGCGGAGGTGATGTTCGGGGAGACGCCGGTGGTGTTCTCGTTCACCACGGCGGTGGTGGAGTGCTATGCGGATGCGAAATAA
- a CDS encoding putative protein N(5)-glutamine methyltransferase has translation MPETPPQNAPHQEATRHERQPQDPPAPLVARLRAAGCVFAEDEARLLQAAAPTPAGLDALVARRVAGWPLEQVLGRAEFCGLHIAVEPGVFVPRRRSEFLVRHAAAAAATAPAPVVLDLCCGSGAIGAAVLAAVPGAELHAADVDPAAVRCARRNVGPGGTVYEGDLYAPLPRRLRGRVDVLVVNAPYVPTAEVPFLPPEARDHEPLTALDGGADGLDVQRRVIAAAPEWLAPGGLLLVETSERQEPRTRAAVAAAGLTAHTAACADLAATVVTGRAPRAGGTRPGSGPPPTRTPAPGAA, from the coding sequence GTGCCAGAGACCCCGCCGCAGAACGCACCGCACCAAGAAGCCACACGGCACGAACGACAACCACAAGACCCCCCGGCCCCCCTCGTAGCCCGCCTCCGCGCCGCCGGCTGCGTCTTCGCCGAGGACGAGGCCCGCCTCCTCCAGGCCGCCGCCCCCACTCCCGCCGGGCTGGACGCCCTCGTCGCCCGCCGCGTCGCCGGGTGGCCGCTGGAACAGGTCCTGGGCCGGGCCGAGTTCTGCGGGCTGCACATCGCCGTCGAGCCCGGCGTGTTCGTACCCCGCAGGCGCAGCGAGTTCCTGGTCCGCCACGCCGCAGCAGCGGCGGCGACCGCCCCCGCCCCCGTCGTGCTCGACCTGTGCTGCGGCTCCGGCGCCATCGGTGCCGCCGTCCTCGCCGCCGTGCCCGGCGCCGAGCTGCACGCCGCCGACGTCGACCCCGCCGCCGTCCGCTGCGCCCGGCGCAACGTCGGGCCCGGCGGCACCGTCTACGAGGGCGACCTCTACGCGCCGCTGCCCCGACGCCTCCGCGGCCGCGTCGACGTGCTCGTCGTCAACGCCCCGTACGTGCCCACCGCCGAGGTCCCGTTCCTGCCGCCCGAGGCCCGCGACCACGAGCCGCTGACCGCGCTGGACGGCGGCGCCGACGGGCTCGACGTGCAGCGCCGGGTGATCGCCGCGGCCCCGGAGTGGCTGGCGCCCGGCGGGCTGCTGCTCGTGGAGACGAGCGAGCGGCAGGAGCCCCGCACCCGCGCGGCCGTGGCCGCCGCCGGGCTGACGGCGCACACGGCGGCGTGCGCGGACCTGGCGGCGACGGTCGTCACCGGCCGCGCCCCGCGGGCGGGCGGTACGCGGCCCGGCTCGGGGCCGCCGCCTACACGAACCCCCGCACCCGGTGCTGCATGA
- a CDS encoding DUF4185 domain-containing protein — MGSHREVGAGRGTPMSRARFLRTAAGAAVGGGVLLGTGRAAAEQAGAGRGTRALQVTKIRDLTGPGITTAYRMEATDLGIPVRTPDGRMLFVFGDTFEEARVGGGWWRSPVALYSRTTNLDAGVTWSGAVGGAAAQQLWAYEHDNPVFSTVLPSDVITIGSTMYLHAMVNKGLGNVVWTEIWRSDDNGATWVHTGAKFAPDLHGGLFQLLTWGEGNDGFVYVFSTEFTRSKPMILQRVPSARIADPGAYEPWGYRNGAWAWGNPPTPVLEGRFGEMCLRPMAGKWILTWFNEADYRIDGILMDTPTSNLYEAHRRTLVWGGQWGNEDDSHVAQLYGGYVIPGSTPDNLHLAVSQWNTAAGWPYRVMQHRVRGFV; from the coding sequence ATGGGCAGTCATCGCGAAGTCGGAGCGGGCCGCGGCACGCCCATGAGCAGGGCGCGGTTCCTGAGAACGGCGGCCGGTGCCGCCGTCGGCGGCGGAGTGCTGCTGGGGACCGGCCGGGCGGCGGCGGAGCAGGCGGGTGCGGGGCGCGGCACCAGGGCCTTGCAGGTGACCAAGATCCGGGACCTCACCGGGCCCGGGATCACCACCGCGTACCGGATGGAGGCCACCGACCTCGGCATCCCCGTGCGTACGCCGGACGGCCGGATGCTCTTCGTCTTCGGCGACACCTTCGAGGAGGCGCGCGTCGGCGGCGGCTGGTGGCGCTCGCCCGTGGCGCTGTACTCGCGGACGACGAACCTCGACGCCGGCGTCACCTGGTCCGGCGCGGTGGGCGGGGCGGCGGCGCAGCAACTGTGGGCGTACGAGCACGACAACCCCGTCTTCTCCACCGTCCTGCCGTCCGACGTCATCACCATCGGCTCGACGATGTATCTGCACGCCATGGTCAACAAGGGCCTGGGCAACGTCGTCTGGACGGAGATCTGGCGCTCCGACGACAACGGCGCCACCTGGGTGCACACCGGCGCGAAGTTCGCCCCCGACCTGCACGGCGGGCTCTTCCAGTTGCTGACCTGGGGGGAGGGCAACGACGGCTTCGTGTACGTGTTCTCCACGGAGTTCACCCGCAGCAAGCCGATGATCCTCCAGCGGGTGCCCTCGGCCCGGATCGCCGACCCCGGTGCGTACGAGCCTTGGGGCTACCGCAACGGCGCCTGGGCGTGGGGCAATCCGCCGACGCCGGTGCTGGAGGGGCGCTTCGGCGAGATGTGCCTGCGGCCGATGGCGGGCAAGTGGATCCTCACCTGGTTCAACGAGGCCGACTACCGCATCGACGGCATCCTCATGGACACCCCCACGTCCAACCTGTACGAGGCGCACCGGCGGACGCTGGTGTGGGGCGGGCAGTGGGGCAACGAGGACGACTCACACGTGGCGCAGTTGTACGGCGGCTACGTGATCCCCGGGTCGACGCCGGACAACCTGCATCTGGCGGTGAGCCAGTGGAACACCGCCGCGGGCTGGCCGTACCGGGTCATGCAGCACCGGGTGCGGGGGTTCGTGTAG
- a CDS encoding pyridoxamine 5'-phosphate oxidase family protein produces MTEKTPREPETALHPDFSDRDATATPWPDARRQLETAGVFWLTSVRPEGRPHVTPLIGVWLDGAVYFTTGAEERKARNLAANPHCTVVTGANALNEGLDVVVEGDAAQVRDRALLGRVADAFIDKYGRTVTSPEGTFHGLPEAVRKGEGPLVFEVVPRVAFAFAKGKPFGQTRYRFAADGTGGA; encoded by the coding sequence ATGACCGAAAAGACACCCCGGGAGCCCGAGACGGCGCTCCACCCCGACTTCAGCGACCGCGACGCCACCGCCACCCCCTGGCCGGACGCCCGCCGCCAACTGGAGACCGCCGGGGTCTTCTGGCTGACCTCGGTACGCCCCGAGGGCCGCCCCCACGTCACGCCGCTGATCGGCGTCTGGCTGGACGGCGCCGTGTACTTCACCACCGGCGCCGAGGAGCGCAAGGCCCGCAACCTCGCCGCCAACCCGCACTGCACCGTCGTCACCGGCGCCAACGCGCTGAACGAAGGGCTCGACGTGGTCGTCGAGGGCGACGCCGCGCAGGTCCGCGACCGCGCCCTGCTCGGCCGGGTCGCGGACGCGTTCATCGACAAGTACGGCCGTACCGTCACCTCGCCCGAGGGCACGTTCCACGGGCTCCCCGAGGCGGTACGCAAGGGTGAGGGCCCGCTGGTCTTCGAGGTGGTCCCGCGGGTCGCCTTCGCCTTCGCCAAGGGCAAGCCGTTCGGCCAGACCCGCTACCGCTTCGCCGCCGACGGGACGGGCGGAGCCTGA